One segment of Cetobacterium sp. NK01 DNA contains the following:
- a CDS encoding YfcC family protein: MSKKEKSRSKMSFPHTYVIIFGLIIFAALLTWVVPAGHFPRIKDAATGKTIIVADQFTFIKNTPVSFLDIPFKIVDALNKSSSIIFLVLIVGGAFHVIIKTGMFQALTGKVTKVFSNKDGLLIPAFTTIFAIACMSMGVNTFIGFAPVAIILARSMGYDAIVGISMVALGGAIGFSTGTFNPFTTGVAQALAGLPMFSGLGYRIFCLIVFLIVTNIYILSYAKKIKANPELSVVRDLEKLENNLENGENSMPEIEKKHYLVLAIVVGLFGLLIYGGAAWHWGLNQSAALFIWMAILGGLAYGFSPSTIAKEFVSGAKALVFGALIIGIARTISIILDDGKILDTAVYYLGNMLASLPHVFQSIGMFLMQLFINGLVTSGSGQAAVTMPIMLPVADMIGMTRQTAVLAFNFGDGFSNYVLPTSSALMGFLAIANVSYEDWMKYMGKLFLIWIVTGSILIIIANWIGYGPF, encoded by the coding sequence ATGAGTAAAAAAGAAAAAAGTAGAAGTAAAATGAGTTTTCCTCATACGTATGTAATTATTTTTGGATTAATTATTTTTGCTGCACTATTAACTTGGGTTGTTCCAGCGGGGCATTTTCCAAGAATTAAAGATGCTGCAACAGGAAAAACAATTATTGTGGCAGATCAATTTACTTTTATAAAAAATACACCTGTTAGTTTTTTAGATATTCCATTTAAAATAGTAGATGCTTTAAATAAGTCTAGTAGTATAATATTTTTAGTACTAATAGTTGGAGGAGCGTTTCATGTAATTATAAAAACAGGAATGTTTCAGGCTTTAACGGGTAAAGTAACTAAAGTTTTCTCAAATAAAGATGGACTTTTAATTCCGGCTTTTACAACAATATTTGCAATAGCTTGTATGAGTATGGGAGTTAACACGTTTATAGGATTTGCACCAGTAGCAATAATTTTAGCTAGATCGATGGGATATGATGCTATAGTAGGAATTTCTATGGTAGCATTAGGTGGAGCTATAGGATTTAGTACAGGAACATTTAATCCATTTACAACAGGAGTTGCACAAGCTTTAGCAGGATTGCCAATGTTTTCAGGATTGGGATATAGAATATTCTGTTTAATTGTATTTTTAATTGTAACAAATATTTATATATTGAGTTATGCTAAAAAAATAAAAGCAAATCCAGAGTTGAGTGTAGTTAGGGATTTAGAAAAATTAGAAAATAATCTTGAAAATGGAGAAAATTCAATGCCAGAAATAGAGAAAAAGCACTACTTAGTTTTGGCAATTGTAGTAGGATTATTTGGATTGTTAATATATGGAGGAGCAGCTTGGCATTGGGGATTAAATCAAAGTGCTGCCTTATTTATATGGATGGCAATTTTAGGAGGGTTAGCGTATGGATTTTCTCCAAGTACTATAGCAAAAGAGTTTGTAAGTGGAGCTAAAGCACTGGTATTTGGAGCTTTAATAATAGGGATAGCAAGAACAATTTCTATAATATTAGATGATGGAAAAATTTTAGATACAGCTGTTTATTATTTAGGTAACATGTTAGCATCATTACCACACGTATTTCAATCTATTGGGATGTTTTTAATGCAATTATTTATTAATGGATTAGTAACATCAGGAAGTGGGCAAGCAGCAGTAACAATGCCAATAATGTTACCAGTAGCAGATATGATTGGAATGACTAGACAAACTGCAGTTTTAGCATTTAATTTTGGTGACGGATTTAGTAACTATGTTCTTCCAACATCGTCAGCTTTGATGGGATTCTTAGCAATAGCAAATGTTTCTTATGAGGATTGGATGAAGTATATGGGTAAATTATTTTTAATATGGATAGTAACGGGATCAATACTTATAATAATAGC
- a CDS encoding MurR/RpiR family transcriptional regulator, with protein sequence MIDSLQKRIANKSLTKTETIIADFFFNNENRIYFLTSSDIANELQISDTSVIRFVKSLGFNNFKEFKDSLKEQVSNKILTPSEKLSLNEEILKTTNLIETFTNSIFKNIQETININSYKKIEKIINILYKAHKKYIVGFKSVSGATSFFGLRLGFILKNVITHNSNNSELIKNIVDIQKDDCLFLIAHPKYSKTYPLLIEIAKKAGAKVIIVTDKSTSPVANSGDITIFTDIRGISYFNSIISTQALLEFILTSMSKNLDEESKKRLIYINELLNENK encoded by the coding sequence ATGATTGATTCTTTACAAAAAAGAATTGCTAATAAAAGCTTAACTAAAACTGAAACTATTATTGCAGATTTCTTTTTTAATAATGAAAATAGAATATATTTTTTAACTTCTAGTGATATAGCAAATGAACTACAAATAAGTGATACTTCTGTTATTAGATTTGTAAAATCTTTAGGTTTTAATAATTTTAAGGAATTTAAAGACAGCTTAAAAGAACAAGTAAGTAATAAAATTCTTACTCCATCTGAAAAATTAAGTTTAAATGAAGAAATTTTAAAAACAACTAATTTAATCGAAACTTTTACTAATTCAATTTTTAAAAACATCCAAGAAACAATTAATATTAATTCTTATAAAAAAATTGAAAAAATAATTAATATTCTTTACAAAGCTCATAAAAAATATATTGTTGGTTTTAAAAGTGTTTCTGGAGCAACATCATTTTTTGGATTACGTTTGGGATTTATTTTAAAAAATGTCATTACACATAATTCAAATAATTCTGAACTAATAAAAAATATTGTTGATATTCAAAAAGATGATTGTTTATTTTTAATAGCCCATCCAAAATATTCTAAAACTTATCCTCTTCTAATTGAAATAGCTAAAAAAGCTGGGGCTAAAGTTATTATTGTTACAGATAAATCTACCTCACCTGTTGCTAATAGTGGTGATATAACCATATTTACAGATATAAGAGGAATTAGTTATTTTAATTCAATTATTTCTACTCAAGCGCTACTAGAATTTATTTTAACTTCTATGAGTAAAAATTTAGATGAAGAATCTAAAAAACGTTTAATTTATATTAATGAACTTTTAAATGAAAATAAATAA